The genomic window GTATCCGCTGTACGCGGGCAGTTCGTCGAAGGTGATCCTGGCGCTGCTGCGCAAGGAAGAGATCGACGAGTACCTCGGCAGGCACGAGCTGACCCCGTTCACCGACGCCACCATCACCACGGCGCGCAAGTTGCGCACCGAGCTCACCGCGATCAAGAAGCGCGGCTACGCGGTGTCGATGGGGGAGCGCCAGGTCGGGGCCGCGTCCATTGCCGCGCCCATCCTGGATCACGACGGCGGCGTGGTGGCGGCGATCAGCGTGTGCGGGCCACTGTCGCGGTTTCAGCCGCGGATGGACGAGTGCGTCCCGATGTTGTTGAAAGCGACTGGCGCGGTGTCGGCTCAGCTGGGCTACCCGGGATAGTCCCGCCTCACAGGTTGGCACCGGGCTTCAGCACGCCGAGTGTCGCCGCGGCGAGCACGCTGCCCCAGATCAGCCACACGTAGGGTAGGCAGCCGTCGACGCTGCGGCGCAGCGTGCGCTCCACCTCCTCGCTGGAGCCCTCCGCGAACAGGCTGGTGAAGGCGGGCCCGAAGGGGCGCAACGTCATTCGTATGCCAAGTCCTGCCGCGATCGCCAGCGCGTAGAGCAGGATCTTGCCGCCGAGCCAGCGCGGGTTGGTGGTGACACCGAATGGTGTGCTGGCCAACAGTGCGTAGGCACCCGCAACACCCATGCCGATGATCACCCCGCTGCGGAAGGTGAGGTCGACCCTGCGCGCCAAGGCATTTCGTCCATGCGTGCGGTGCGTGACCACGGTGAACATCAGCCAAGCGGCGGCGAACAGCCAGGTCAGCACAACGAACCACCATGGAAACAGGCTGATTCCGAACAGTGTCGCGCCGTGTGGATCGAGTGCCATCAGGGTGACTCCGCTCGGCAGGAACAGCACCAGACAGATCTTCGGCGCCAGGTCCAGGCCGCTCATGATCGCCAGCGCGGTGCTTCTGGCCTGCGCGGTCAGGTTCGGGTCGATGACGAAACGGCTCGAATAGAACACGCCGAGATCGCCGCCGAGCCAGAACACGAACAGCACGAGATGGAGCATGATCCACCAGCCGTGCGGGTGTGCGCCCATGGAATCCTCTTGTCCGTCAGTGATTTATGCGCGATCAGCGCAGGAGTGCGAGTGCTTCGTCGAGGCCGAGCACATCGGCGTACTTGGCCTGCAGATCGAGCAGATTGGCGTGCTGCAGCCGGGGATCGCGGTCGCCGCAGGCGTCGGCGACGACCAGCGGACGGAAGCCGTGTTGCATGGCGTCGGTCGCGCTGGCGCGCACGCAGCCACTCGTGGTCAGTCCGACGATCATCAGTGTGTCGATGCGGTCGGCGCTGAGTGCCGCGGCGAGCGGGCTGGCGTAGAAGGCGCTCGGGTACTGCTTGGTGATCACCAGCTCGCCGGGCAGCGGTGCCGGGTCGGCGAGGAAGCTACCGAGTGGGTTGCCGTCCTCGAAGACGCGTAGCGCCGGAACTTTTCGGCGGAACAGCCCGCCATCCGGGCCACCCGGTTCGAACCGCATTCTGGTGAACACCACCGGGATCCCGGTGTCGCGGGCCTGCGCGACGATCTGTCCGGCGGCCTGCACAGCCGCCTCGACCGGCGCGCGCAGCGGCGAGCCGTCGGTGAGGTAGGCGGCGCAGATGTCCACCACCAGCACCGCCACGGAGTCACCGGTACCGAGTGTCGCACTGAATTCCGAACGGCGGTAGTCCGCTTCGAGGTCGTTCATGTACGGCTCCTAAATGATGCCGTCGGCGGCGAGTTGAGTGCGCGCCTCGACATCGAGGCCGAGCAGATCGCCGTAGACCTCGTCGTTGTGCGCGCCGAGGTCCGGCCCGGGATGCCGGACGGAGCCCGGTGTTTCGCTCAGCTTCGGGACGACGTTCTGCATCGGCAGTTCGCCGAACTCGGGGTGGGCCAGGCGCACGATCGCCTCGCGTGCCGCGAAATGCGGGTCGGCGAACATGTCTCGTGCGGTGAAGATGCGGCCTGCGGGAACGCCCGCGGTGTGTAGCTGGTCGAGCAGGTCCTCGGTGCCGAGGGTGCTGGTCCAGGCGGCGATCAGGTCGTCCAGCTCGGCCATCCGCGCACCACGTGCGGTATGTGTCGAAAACCGTTCGTCGGCAGCGAGTTCCGGTGCGGCCATGACCTTGGTGAGCCTGGCGAAGACGGTGTCCTGGTTGGCGGCGATGAGGATCATCTCGCCGTCGGCGGTGGGGTAGACGTTGCTCGGCGCGACATTCGGCAGCACCGAACCGGTGCGCTCGCGCTGGTAGCCGGTGATCGCGAATTCGGGCAGCAGCGATTCCATCATGGCCAGCACCGCCTCGTAGATGGCCGAGTCCACCAACTGTCCACGGCCGCTGCGGGCCCGGTGGTGGACCGCGGCGAGGGTGCCGATGGTCGCGAACACGGCGGCTAGTGCGTCACCGAGCGAGGTACCGGTGCGGGCCGGTGGATGATCCGGATCGCCGGTGACATAACGGATTCCGCCCATCGCCTCGCCGATCGAGCCATAACCGGCGCGGGGTGCGTAGGGACCGGTCTGACCGTAACCGGTGACCCGCACCAGGATCAGGCCGGGATTGGTTTCCCGGAGGCGGTCGAAGCCGAGGCCCCAGCGTTCCAGTGTCCCCGGACGGAAGTTCTCGATCACGATGTCCGCACGGGAGATCAGCTCACGGGCCAAGCGCTGGCCTGCCGGGTCGCGCAGATTGCAGGTCACCGACTTCTTGTTCCGCGCGACCACCGGCCACCACAGCGATCGGCCTTGCGCTTGTTCGCGCCCCCACTGCCGCATGGGGTCGCCGCTGCCGGGTGCCTCCAGCTTGATCACCTCGGCGCCGAAATCACCGAGTAGTTGCCCGCAGAACGGTCCGGCCAGCAGTTGGCCCATCTCGATGACGCGCAGATCCGCCAGCGGCCCTGGTGATTTCGTCGGTCCGGCCGTCATGCGGCCCTCCATTCCTTCGCACCCGAATGCCCCGCGTCGGCCCGGTCCGCGCCATGCGAGATCTCGCTGAAATTGGATACAATGTATCCCGTAGCGGAACAGGCTGGCAACACGAAGGGGTGGTGTTTCGCTGGTGGAAACAGGAGGGTCCGTGGACGTCACACTGGTCGAGGTCGCGCCGAGAGATGGCCTGCAGAACGAGCCCGAGCCGGTGTCGCTGCCGGACAAGGTCGAGCTGATCCGCCGCTCGGTCGATGCCGGGCTCCGCCGCATCGAGGCGGTCAGCTTCGTCGACCCACGCCGGGTGCCGCAGCTGGCCGACGCCGAAGCTGTCATGGCGGCGGTGCCGCGCCGTGCGGGAGTGTCCTACGCGGGCTTGGTTTTCAACGACCGCGGTCTCG from Nocardia iowensis includes these protein-coding regions:
- a CDS encoding isochorismatase family protein, with the translated sequence MNDLEADYRRSEFSATLGTGDSVAVLVVDICAAYLTDGSPLRAPVEAAVQAAGQIVAQARDTGIPVVFTRMRFEPGGPDGGLFRRKVPALRVFEDGNPLGSFLADPAPLPGELVITKQYPSAFYASPLAAALSADRIDTLMIVGLTTSGCVRASATDAMQHGFRPLVVADACGDRDPRLQHANLLDLQAKYADVLGLDEALALLR
- a CDS encoding CaiB/BaiF CoA transferase family protein, which produces MTAGPTKSPGPLADLRVIEMGQLLAGPFCGQLLGDFGAEVIKLEAPGSGDPMRQWGREQAQGRSLWWPVVARNKKSVTCNLRDPAGQRLARELISRADIVIENFRPGTLERWGLGFDRLRETNPGLILVRVTGYGQTGPYAPRAGYGSIGEAMGGIRYVTGDPDHPPARTGTSLGDALAAVFATIGTLAAVHHRARSGRGQLVDSAIYEAVLAMMESLLPEFAITGYQRERTGSVLPNVAPSNVYPTADGEMILIAANQDTVFARLTKVMAAPELAADERFSTHTARGARMAELDDLIAAWTSTLGTEDLLDQLHTAGVPAGRIFTARDMFADPHFAAREAIVRLAHPEFGELPMQNVVPKLSETPGSVRHPGPDLGAHNDEVYGDLLGLDVEARTQLAADGII